One genomic region from Terasakiella sp. SH-1 encodes:
- a CDS encoding MDR family oxidoreductase, which produces MAFNALQLNEDMSIGIQSISEDDLPAGEVLVKVDYSTLNYKDGLIMNGLVKLVKQYPHVPGIDFAGTVEQSEDDRYKPGDRVVLNGWRVGEIHWGGYAQKARVKADWLVPLPEEISTKRAMEIGTAGYTAMLSVMALEDHGLDPKQDGEVLVTGASGGVGSIAVAILSRLGYQVAASTGSESSHNYLIGLGATTIVPRSELEEGPRGPLGGEKWIGAIDNVGGPTLHHVLATLKYWSCCASVGLAASNELNTTVLPFLMRGITLQGIDSATCPYDKRVTAWNRLVNELPMDKLDGMSSTICLSELPEVGKKILKGETQGRILVDVNS; this is translated from the coding sequence ATGGCTTTTAACGCGCTCCAACTCAATGAAGATATGTCCATTGGCATCCAATCCATCAGCGAAGATGACCTACCTGCTGGCGAAGTTCTAGTGAAGGTGGATTATTCCACCCTGAACTATAAGGATGGCTTGATCATGAACGGGCTGGTCAAACTGGTCAAACAATACCCCCATGTCCCAGGTATTGATTTTGCCGGCACGGTCGAACAATCAGAAGATGATCGCTATAAACCCGGTGATCGTGTGGTACTTAATGGCTGGCGTGTAGGCGAAATCCATTGGGGTGGTTATGCCCAAAAGGCCCGTGTGAAAGCCGACTGGCTGGTCCCCTTGCCAGAAGAAATCTCCACCAAACGCGCCATGGAAATTGGAACAGCCGGTTATACCGCCATGCTCTCGGTCATGGCACTGGAAGATCATGGCCTTGACCCCAAACAAGACGGCGAAGTGCTGGTAACAGGGGCTTCTGGTGGCGTGGGTTCCATTGCTGTGGCTATTTTATCACGCCTTGGCTATCAGGTTGCGGCTTCAACCGGATCAGAAAGTTCCCATAACTACCTCATCGGACTGGGGGCCACCACCATTGTGCCGCGAAGCGAACTGGAAGAAGGCCCACGTGGACCACTAGGGGGTGAAAAGTGGATTGGGGCCATTGATAATGTGGGCGGCCCAACCCTGCATCACGTTCTGGCAACCTTAAAATACTGGAGCTGTTGTGCCTCTGTCGGGTTGGCGGCGTCGAACGAGCTTAACACAACAGTTTTACCGTTTTTGATGCGCGGGATCACCCTGCAAGGCATTGATAGCGCAACCTGCCCTTATGACAAACGCGTCACTGCCTGGAACCGACTGGTTAACGAGCTGCCCATGGACAAACTGGATGGCATGAGCAGCACAATTTGCCTGTCTGAACTGCCCGAGGTAGGCAAAAAAATCCTTAAAGGGGAAACACAGGGACGTATCCTGGTCGATGTAAATTCGTAA
- a CDS encoding ATP-binding cassette domain-containing protein, whose protein sequence is MTKDFPALEVTDIHKSFGELEVLKGISLTAHYGDVISIIGSSGSGKSTFLRCLNLLERPTKGAISVAGEPMKLKREKDGQLGAADKKQITRLRSEIGFVFQSFNLWSHMDLMENIIEGPVQVKGISRKEAIEKAEGLLQKVGLYERKGHFPAQLSGGQQQRAAIARALAMEPELLLFDEPTSALDPELVGEVLKVMQMLAEEGRTMLVVTHEMGFAREVSSHVMYLHQGQVEEFGPPQEVFENPKSERMKQFISTEL, encoded by the coding sequence ATGACAAAAGATTTTCCAGCCCTTGAGGTCACAGACATCCATAAATCCTTTGGTGAACTTGAGGTGCTGAAAGGCATTTCACTGACCGCCCATTATGGTGATGTGATTTCCATTATCGGATCATCTGGTTCCGGTAAAAGCACGTTCCTGCGTTGCCTCAATTTGCTGGAGCGTCCCACCAAAGGGGCGATTTCAGTAGCCGGTGAGCCCATGAAGCTGAAACGGGAAAAAGATGGTCAGTTGGGGGCGGCAGATAAAAAACAGATCACGCGGCTACGCTCTGAAATCGGGTTTGTTTTCCAAAGCTTTAATCTCTGGTCTCATATGGATTTGATGGAAAATATCATCGAAGGCCCAGTGCAGGTTAAAGGGATTTCCAGGAAAGAAGCCATCGAAAAAGCAGAAGGGCTGCTGCAAAAAGTGGGGCTTTATGAGCGAAAAGGTCATTTCCCTGCCCAGCTTTCAGGCGGGCAGCAACAACGTGCGGCCATTGCGCGTGCACTGGCGATGGAACCGGAACTTTTATTATTTGACGAACCAACCTCAGCCTTGGACCCGGAGCTGGTGGGCGAAGTGTTGAAAGTCATGCAGATGCTGGCGGAAGAAGGGCGCACCATGTTGGTTGTGACCCACGAGATGGGTTTTGCCCGTGAAGTTTCCAGCCATGTGATGTATCTGCATCAAGGGCAGGTGGAAGAGTTTGGACCACCTCAAGAGGTTTTTGAAAACCCGAAATCCGAACGTATGAAACAATTCATCAGTACGGAACTTTAA
- a CDS encoding transporter substrate-binding domain-containing protein, producing the protein MKKIAIALAAVLGLGISVADAGDKLRIGTEGAYPPFNGIDKAGKAFGFDVDIANALCAEMKVECEIVAPLEWDSILIGLKKKKYDAVVASMSITEERKKAVNFTIPYYSNNLTMVAKKGSGFKPHMLRGKNIGAQRATIAANYVTDSMMGVNAKLYDTQENAYLDLASGRIEVLVSDKLPAYDWLRSDAGQGFEFLGKAIDVNDKIGIAVRKKDNDLREKLNAAIKAIVANGTYAKINEKYFPFSIY; encoded by the coding sequence ATGAAAAAAATTGCAATCGCATTGGCTGCTGTACTCGGCCTTGGTATTTCTGTCGCAGATGCTGGCGACAAGCTGCGTATCGGGACAGAAGGGGCTTACCCTCCGTTCAACGGTATTGACAAAGCGGGCAAAGCCTTTGGTTTTGACGTGGATATTGCCAATGCGCTGTGTGCCGAAATGAAAGTGGAATGTGAAATTGTTGCGCCGCTGGAATGGGATTCCATCCTTATTGGTTTGAAGAAAAAGAAATATGATGCGGTTGTAGCATCCATGTCCATTACCGAAGAACGCAAAAAAGCGGTGAACTTCACTATTCCTTATTATTCCAACAATCTGACGATGGTGGCGAAAAAAGGCTCCGGCTTTAAACCGCATATGCTGCGTGGGAAAAATATCGGTGCGCAACGTGCAACGATTGCGGCGAACTATGTGACTGATAGCATGATGGGCGTGAATGCCAAACTGTATGACACGCAGGAAAATGCCTATCTTGATCTGGCTTCTGGTCGCATTGAAGTGCTCGTCTCTGATAAGCTGCCAGCCTATGACTGGTTGCGTTCTGATGCCGGTCAGGGCTTTGAATTCCTGGGGAAAGCCATTGACGTAAATGACAAGATCGGCATTGCGGTGCGCAAGAAAGACAATGATTTGCGTGAAAAGCTGAATGCTGCGATTAAGGCAATTGTCGCCAATGGTACATACGCCAAGATCAACGAGAAATATTTCCCGTTCTCTATTTACTAA
- a CDS encoding ABC transporter permease: protein MIDLQGFGPQIAMGAWMTVQVALGGLVIGLVCGLLGAAAKLSSYRMLRGIGKSYTTVVRGIPEILVVLLVYFGGEDIINRIAENVGYDDYIEINVFVAGICALGLSFGAYATEVFRGAIQSVPAGQIEAGVAMGMRSGQIFWRITLPQAMRLAIPGLGNLFQVLLKDTSLVSLISLPELMRTSGIAISNTKEPFTFYFVAALIYLAITSVVMIGQLYAERWANRGVKRATS from the coding sequence ATGATCGACCTACAAGGATTTGGCCCGCAGATTGCCATGGGTGCCTGGATGACCGTTCAGGTGGCTTTAGGTGGTTTGGTGATTGGTTTGGTCTGTGGCCTGTTGGGGGCTGCGGCCAAGCTGTCATCATATCGTATGCTGCGTGGTATCGGGAAAAGCTATACCACGGTTGTGCGCGGCATTCCTGAAATCCTTGTGGTCTTGTTGGTCTATTTCGGTGGTGAAGATATCATCAACCGCATTGCTGAAAATGTCGGTTATGATGATTATATCGAGATCAATGTGTTTGTCGCAGGCATTTGCGCATTGGGCCTGTCCTTTGGGGCCTATGCGACTGAGGTGTTTCGCGGGGCTATTCAGTCGGTTCCAGCAGGCCAGATTGAAGCTGGCGTTGCCATGGGCATGCGTTCAGGCCAAATTTTCTGGCGCATTACATTGCCGCAGGCCATGCGCCTTGCCATTCCAGGGTTGGGCAACCTGTTTCAGGTCTTGCTCAAAGATACCTCTTTGGTCTCGCTGATTTCACTGCCTGAATTGATGCGTACATCGGGTATTGCCATCAGTAATACCAAGGAACCTTTTACCTTTTATTTTGTTGCCGCCCTGATTTATCTGGCCATTACCTCTGTTGTGATGATCGGGCAGCTTTATGCTGAACGATGGGCTAACCGGGGTGTGAAGAGGGCCACGTCATGA
- a CDS encoding ABC transporter permease, with the protein MNWEEIFIALPKLMDGAWLTLELVLIACLVGFVIAIPVALMRASQNWWVRNIPLVYTFFFRGTPLLVQLFLFYYGAAQFEAVRESIFWSVLKEAYWCALIVFALNTGAYTAEIFRGAIQAVPHGEVEAGVAIGMNKFTLYRRIVLPRAIRMALPAYGNEIILMIKSSALAYTITLLDLTGVTRTIIARNYLAIEMYFAAGVIYLLMTFIFIQIWMRVEKRLLRFQ; encoded by the coding sequence ATGAATTGGGAAGAAATCTTTATTGCCCTTCCCAAATTGATGGACGGGGCCTGGCTGACATTGGAACTGGTGCTGATTGCCTGTCTTGTCGGTTTTGTGATTGCCATACCTGTGGCCCTGATGCGGGCCTCGCAGAACTGGTGGGTGCGCAATATTCCACTGGTTTACACTTTTTTCTTTCGCGGGACGCCGTTGCTGGTGCAGTTGTTCCTGTTCTATTACGGGGCAGCACAGTTTGAAGCGGTGCGTGAAAGCATTTTTTGGTCGGTGCTGAAAGAGGCTTATTGGTGCGCTTTAATCGTCTTTGCCTTGAATACCGGGGCCTATACGGCTGAGATTTTCCGTGGTGCCATTCAGGCGGTTCCACATGGGGAGGTTGAAGCCGGTGTTGCCATTGGCATGAATAAATTTACGCTTTATCGTCGCATCGTCCTGCCCCGTGCGATCCGTATGGCCCTGCCTGCTTATGGGAATGAGATTATCCTCATGATCAAAAGTTCAGCACTGGCTTATACAATTACACTGTTGGACCTGACAGGGGTGACACGCACCATTATCGCACGCAACTATCTTGCCATTGAGATGTATTTTGCCGCAGGCGTGATCTATCTGTTGATGACCTTTATCTTCATCCAAATCTGGATGCGGGTGGAAAAGCGTTTGTTGCGTTTTCAATAA
- a CDS encoding sigma-70 family RNA polymerase sigma factor yields the protein MKAEIWQNHRQLLIAWLSKQGLNQADGEDLTQDILFKAWQKQDQLQQEENLKAWLFGIARNRLIDHFRQKQIPLSEFLTDETDTAPLQEMEGCLEPFINDLPEKEQALLRHIDLAHVRQKDYAEAQNIPYSTLKSQLKKARQLLAKRYQQCCHMEFDPKGRVSQIEQKQKNCDC from the coding sequence ATGAAGGCTGAAATTTGGCAGAACCATCGCCAATTATTAATCGCCTGGTTGAGCAAACAAGGGCTCAATCAGGCTGATGGCGAAGACCTGACACAAGATATTCTCTTTAAAGCATGGCAAAAACAGGACCAGCTTCAACAGGAAGAAAACCTGAAAGCCTGGTTATTCGGTATTGCCCGCAATCGCTTGATTGACCATTTCAGGCAAAAACAAATACCACTTTCAGAGTTTTTGACAGATGAAACCGACACAGCCCCCTTGCAGGAAATGGAAGGCTGTCTTGAACCCTTCATCAATGACTTACCTGAAAAAGAACAAGCGCTTTTGCGCCATATTGATCTGGCTCATGTCCGCCAGAAGGACTATGCCGAAGCACAGAATATTCCATATTCAACCCTGAAATCTCAATTGAAAAAAGCCCGCCAGCTTCTGGCAAAACGCTACCAGCAATGCTGTCATATGGAATTTGACCCCAAAGGCCGGGTCAGTCAGATCGAACAGAAACAGAAAAACTGTGACTGTTAA
- a CDS encoding glutathione S-transferase N-terminal domain-containing protein, with protein MIKLISFTICPFVQRIAALLEGAGVPYETTFIQLSDKPQWFLDISPHGQVPLLITEDETILFESDAIADYVADTYLTTASPEARALEKAWASLAVKNYLVQCSTMSSKNQSSFETHHEKLRAAFEKMEQALRTNQTTAKTDISLLSSAWLVLLHRADIIQRKTCFDMLENLPLLQDWQRKLLTQEWTEKSVPPDFEERFSHFYLAEERYLIHGQEDCDQAPKKPLSCCE; from the coding sequence ATGATCAAACTAATCAGCTTTACCATCTGTCCCTTTGTCCAGCGCATTGCCGCCCTGCTAGAAGGCGCAGGCGTTCCTTACGAAACCACATTCATCCAACTGTCAGACAAGCCCCAATGGTTTTTGGATATCTCGCCGCACGGTCAAGTTCCTTTACTGATTACAGAAGACGAAACCATCCTTTTTGAATCAGATGCGATTGCGGATTATGTTGCCGATACATATTTAACCACAGCTTCACCAGAAGCCCGCGCCCTTGAAAAAGCCTGGGCCAGCCTTGCGGTTAAAAACTATCTGGTTCAATGTTCGACCATGAGCAGTAAGAACCAAAGTAGCTTTGAAACTCACCATGAAAAATTACGTGCTGCCTTTGAAAAAATGGAACAGGCCCTGCGCACAAACCAAACGACTGCCAAAACAGACATATCCCTGTTAAGCAGCGCCTGGCTTGTGCTGCTGCATCGTGCCGACATCATCCAACGTAAGACTTGCTTTGACATGTTGGAAAACTTACCCTTACTACAAGACTGGCAAAGAAAACTGCTCACACAAGAATGGACAGAAAAATCAGTCCCACCTGATTTTGAAGAGCGTTTTAGTCACTTTTATCTGGCAGAAGAACGCTATCTGATCCATGGGCAAGAAGACTGCGACCAAGCCCCGAAAAAACCACTAAGCTGTTGCGAGTAA
- a CDS encoding SLC13 family permease, producing MTELAIDLFGANFQMWLTYIIILAALIAYAIEDIPVELTSLVTLGLVMVVFHVFPVIDEGGTNLLSPHNLLLGFANTGLITVLALLVVGQGMVRTGVLERGAQLLLRLGGKNTWITILLTLIVGMLISSMLNNIPVVVIFIPIMQALAARINKSASKVMMPLSAAAVLGGMITLIGSGTNLLVNSALIQLGEVPFKFFDFTLPGLVLASIGLVYVVFVMPRLLPDRSGEEGENKHSGKHFIAQLTVAPGAKLVGKESMGGFFIDLPNMTVRMIQSHGQAILPPFEDHKIQPGDILVVAATRKTITEVLTQNKGLLEPHHSEQPDKAVSQTEEEGDEEAKSPDQMLVEVMLPPTSQLSGQTLQNTSFAAKSGCKVIGIQRRSRMIRARMDDIRLQSGDVLLVQGHPSDIHSLRSNRDVILLEWSKEELPAIHHARRALAIFVGVVFMAGSGLLPTVTCALIGATAMVAIGALNVRQAVRAVDSKIVTMVGAALALGSAMQATGAATYLAHGVVDMLDGAGPRTVLSALFLLIALLTNVLSTQTCAVLFTPIAVSMANELGVDPRAFAVAVVFAANCAFATPIGYQTNLLVMAPGRYSFKDFIIAGTPLVFIIWIAFSLFIPFFYGF from the coding sequence ATGACTGAGCTTGCGATAGATCTTTTTGGGGCGAATTTCCAGATGTGGTTAACCTACATCATCATTTTGGCTGCCCTGATCGCATATGCCATTGAAGATATTCCCGTAGAGCTGACGTCTTTGGTCACGCTTGGTTTGGTCATGGTTGTCTTTCATGTATTCCCGGTTATTGACGAGGGGGGAACCAATCTTCTATCCCCCCATAACCTCTTGCTTGGTTTTGCCAATACCGGCCTGATTACCGTACTGGCCCTGCTTGTTGTTGGTCAGGGCATGGTACGCACAGGGGTGTTAGAACGTGGTGCCCAGCTTCTTTTGCGGCTAGGGGGGAAAAATACCTGGATCACCATTTTGCTCACCCTGATTGTGGGCATGTTGATTTCTTCCATGCTCAACAATATCCCGGTTGTCGTTATCTTTATCCCGATTATGCAGGCTTTGGCCGCACGCATTAACAAATCCGCCTCCAAGGTGATGATGCCCCTGAGTGCCGCAGCGGTTTTAGGCGGGATGATTACCCTGATCGGTTCAGGAACCAACCTGCTGGTGAACTCCGCCCTGATCCAGCTTGGCGAAGTGCCGTTCAAGTTTTTTGACTTTACCCTGCCTGGCCTTGTTCTGGCCTCTATCGGGCTGGTCTATGTGGTCTTTGTCATGCCCCGCCTGCTGCCTGATCGCAGTGGGGAAGAAGGTGAAAACAAACATAGTGGCAAACATTTCATTGCCCAGCTTACCGTTGCGCCTGGTGCCAAACTGGTGGGGAAAGAATCCATGGGTGGTTTTTTCATCGACCTGCCCAATATGACCGTGCGTATGATCCAAAGCCACGGCCAAGCCATTTTGCCGCCTTTTGAAGATCACAAAATTCAGCCCGGTGATATTCTGGTTGTGGCAGCAACGCGCAAAACCATCACCGAAGTCTTGACCCAAAACAAGGGCCTTCTGGAACCCCATCATTCAGAACAGCCGGACAAAGCTGTTTCACAAACGGAAGAAGAGGGAGACGAAGAAGCAAAAAGCCCAGATCAGATGCTCGTCGAAGTCATGTTGCCCCCGACCTCCCAGCTATCTGGTCAGACCCTGCAAAATACCAGTTTTGCAGCCAAAAGCGGCTGTAAGGTTATTGGTATTCAGCGCCGTTCACGCATGATCCGCGCACGTATGGATGATATTCGCCTGCAATCCGGTGATGTGCTGCTGGTTCAGGGCCACCCCAGTGATATCCACAGCCTGCGTTCCAATCGCGATGTGATCTTGCTGGAATGGTCTAAGGAAGAACTTCCCGCTATCCACCATGCCCGCCGCGCACTGGCCATTTTCGTCGGTGTTGTCTTTATGGCCGGTAGTGGCTTGTTGCCAACTGTCACCTGTGCCCTTATCGGTGCGACCGCCATGGTTGCCATTGGCGCACTCAATGTTCGCCAGGCCGTTCGCGCCGTTGATTCCAAGATTGTCACCATGGTTGGCGCTGCCCTTGCCCTGGGGTCTGCCATGCAAGCCACGGGGGCGGCGACTTACCTTGCCCACGGGGTGGTGGATATGCTGGATGGGGCCGGACCAAGGACGGTGCTCTCAGCCCTGTTCCTGCTGATTGCCTTGCTGACCAACGTTCTGTCCACTCAGACCTGTGCGGTTCTCTTTACACCCATTGCGGTCTCTATGGCGAACGAGCTGGGTGTTGACCCGCGTGCCTTTGCCGTGGCGGTTGTCTTTGCCGCCAACTGTGCCTTTGCCACCCCGATTGGTTATCAAACCAACCTGTTGGTCATGGCACCGGGACGCTATAGCTTTAAGGATTTTATCATCGCAGGCACACCTCTGGTCTTCATCATCTGGATTGCCTTCAGCCTGTTCATTCCGTTTTTCTACGGATTTTAG
- a CDS encoding DMT family transporter, producing the protein MSSPNSLRVYLIAGLGILIWGASPAATKLAVQSFSAMEAAVFRTFLAALLILPFALFKRLPLPKNRTDWFALAIACLLGTIGYALLFSMGMTQTSTIHAALIIASAPIFTGLIGFSVEKNWPRSLWWMGAGVAFIGEIYLILSQQKETSSATLQGDLLVFLSILCVSAGYVAGGRLSAAIGTWAATAWTLVFSGLLLLPLFIPLSLNLDPSLIQPSAWWAMAYLVIFICILGYVCWFWAIGECGVGPIAPLQFAQPIVSIALAISFLSESLTLEIAISTIAILAGIMITRRA; encoded by the coding sequence ATGAGCAGCCCCAACTCTCTTCGGGTCTATCTGATCGCAGGCTTGGGTATTCTCATCTGGGGGGCCTCGCCAGCGGCAACCAAACTTGCTGTCCAAAGTTTCAGTGCCATGGAAGCAGCCGTGTTTCGCACTTTCCTGGCCGCCTTGCTCATTTTGCCTTTTGCTCTTTTTAAACGTCTCCCCCTTCCCAAAAACCGAACAGACTGGTTTGCCCTCGCCATTGCTTGTCTTTTGGGAACCATCGGCTATGCCCTCCTGTTCAGTATGGGAATGACACAAACGTCAACCATCCATGCTGCCTTGATCATTGCCTCAGCCCCGATTTTCACCGGGCTAATCGGTTTTAGTGTTGAGAAAAACTGGCCTCGGTCTTTATGGTGGATGGGTGCAGGCGTTGCATTTATCGGGGAAATATACCTGATCCTGTCCCAACAAAAAGAAACCAGCAGTGCAACCCTTCAAGGTGATCTGCTGGTTTTCTTAAGTATCCTGTGCGTCAGTGCTGGATATGTTGCAGGCGGACGCCTGAGTGCCGCTATTGGCACATGGGCTGCCACGGCCTGGACCTTGGTATTCAGCGGATTACTGCTGCTTCCCCTGTTTATCCCCCTCTCTTTAAACCTTGACCCCTCATTAATCCAGCCATCAGCATGGTGGGCAATGGCCTATCTTGTCATTTTCATCTGCATTTTGGGCTATGTCTGCTGGTTCTGGGCCATCGGTGAATGCGGTGTCGGCCCCATCGCCCCTTTGCAATTTGCCCAACCCATTGTCAGCATAGCCCTTGCCATCAGCTTTCTGAGTGAGAGTCTCACCCTTGAAATCGCAATTTCAACGATTGCTATTCTTGCAGGCATTATGATCACCCGACGGGCCTAA
- a CDS encoding PhzF family phenazine biosynthesis protein, translating into MMINIYQVDAFANSVFEGNPAAVIPLEKWLDDTVMQNIAAENNLAETAFFVPEGNKFHLRWFTPTVEIPLCGHATLASAFIAYSELGYREEEIVFSSMSGDLTVRRQDEGFVLNFPKYDSKHIEVPEGLSQALGFEPQEVLACENSIFAIVRAKNEEQVKNCSPDFPTLQSIAPGNFIITAPSPDYDFVSRVFVPEHGIPEDPVTGSAHCISVPYWAKILGKQTLHARQISKRGGDLRCDLKETRLEIYGKAVLYMKGSIYI; encoded by the coding sequence ATGATGATTAACATTTATCAAGTTGATGCCTTCGCCAACTCTGTTTTTGAAGGCAACCCCGCAGCTGTCATTCCATTGGAAAAATGGCTGGATGACACCGTTATGCAGAACATTGCCGCAGAAAACAATCTGGCGGAAACCGCTTTTTTCGTTCCAGAAGGAAACAAATTTCATCTGCGATGGTTTACACCGACAGTGGAAATCCCACTCTGCGGCCATGCTACTCTGGCCTCTGCCTTTATTGCCTATAGTGAATTGGGTTATAGAGAAGAAGAAATCGTCTTTTCCAGCATGTCTGGCGATTTAACCGTTCGCCGCCAAGACGAAGGCTTTGTCCTCAACTTCCCCAAATATGATAGCAAACATATTGAGGTGCCAGAAGGGCTGTCTCAGGCTCTTGGCTTTGAACCGCAAGAGGTCCTGGCCTGTGAAAACAGTATTTTTGCCATTGTCCGTGCCAAAAATGAAGAGCAGGTCAAAAACTGCTCACCAGACTTCCCCACCCTTCAATCTATTGCACCGGGAAATTTTATTATCACAGCTCCCTCCCCAGATTATGACTTTGTATCGCGTGTGTTTGTACCTGAACACGGTATCCCCGAAGACCCGGTGACAGGTTCTGCCCATTGTATATCTGTCCCTTACTGGGCGAAAATTCTTGGAAAACAAACATTACATGCCCGCCAGATTTCCAAACGTGGCGGGGATTTACGCTGTGATTTAAAAGAAACGCGTCTTGAAATCTATGGAAAGGCCGTTCTCTATATGAAGGGCTCTATCTATATATGA
- a CDS encoding alanyl-tRNA editing protein, translating to MTKELFRDDSYLKSCEAEVIATQEGAIILDQTVFYPTGGGQPGDSGTFELADGSTITIANTIKDRETGAHLHLVEEGTPLPEVGTKLKAIIDWERRHQLMRMHTALHIMCSKVDGAVTGGSVGLEKSRLDFDLPEAPDKEALAAAINQEITANQPVEISAITNQELESNPDLVRTMSVKPPMGQGSVRTIRVGDVDYQPCGGTHVKSTGEIGPVRIGKVEKKGKLNRRINIHFA from the coding sequence ATGACTAAAGAACTGTTTCGTGACGATTCCTACCTTAAATCCTGTGAGGCAGAAGTGATTGCCACACAAGAAGGGGCAATTATTCTGGATCAAACCGTTTTCTATCCCACTGGTGGTGGCCAGCCCGGTGACAGCGGCACCTTTGAATTGGCTGATGGATCAACCATCACCATTGCCAATACGATAAAAGATCGCGAAACAGGTGCCCACCTGCATCTGGTTGAAGAAGGTACTCCACTGCCAGAAGTTGGCACAAAGCTCAAAGCCATTATCGACTGGGAACGCCGCCATCAGCTAATGCGGATGCACACGGCCTTACACATCATGTGTTCAAAGGTGGACGGGGCCGTTACCGGTGGTTCTGTCGGGTTGGAAAAAAGCCGTCTGGACTTTGATCTCCCCGAAGCCCCGGATAAAGAGGCCCTGGCCGCAGCGATCAATCAAGAAATCACAGCCAACCAACCTGTTGAAATCAGTGCCATTACAAATCAAGAACTTGAAAGTAACCCTGATCTGGTGCGCACAATGTCGGTTAAGCCCCCTATGGGCCAAGGGTCTGTACGTACCATTCGTGTGGGAGATGTGGATTATCAACCCTGTGGCGGGACCCATGTCAAATCCACAGGTGAAATCGGCCCTGTCCGTATTGGAAAGGTTGAGAAAAAAGGCAAACTTAACCGTCGTATCAACATCCATTTTGCGTGA
- a CDS encoding LysE family transporter yields the protein MLNFALFAFVTSITPGPNNSLLMASGVRFGIKRTLPHLFGINLGFGFMFLLVGSILPLLPEGSMEVLEWVAMALLFYIAFKIATASTEFADPSADEKPWGFFRAAAFQWINPKALMMAFAGATSYGLDTVTGAVIFTLTNTVCASWIFAGAWMRRFLIDNPLRTRILYIILSLIMVATIFL from the coding sequence ATGCTTAATTTCGCCCTCTTTGCATTTGTAACCTCGATCACACCGGGGCCGAACAACTCCCTGTTGATGGCTTCTGGTGTGCGCTTTGGCATCAAACGAACCTTGCCCCATCTTTTTGGCATTAACCTTGGCTTCGGCTTTATGTTTTTACTGGTTGGCTCCATCCTGCCTTTATTGCCTGAAGGCAGTATGGAGGTTTTGGAATGGGTGGCGATGGCCTTGTTGTTTTACATCGCCTTTAAGATTGCGACAGCCTCCACTGAGTTTGCAGATCCATCAGCCGACGAAAAACCCTGGGGGTTCTTTCGCGCAGCCGCCTTTCAATGGATCAACCCCAAGGCCCTGATGATGGCTTTTGCCGGGGCGACCTCGTATGGATTAGATACCGTAACCGGTGCTGTCATTTTCACCCTGACCAATACGGTTTGTGCCTCATGGATTTTTGCCGGTGCCTGGATGCGTCGCTTTCTCATCGACAATCCCTTGCGCACACGCATACTCTATATCATCTTGTCCCTGATTATGGTGGCGACAATTTTCTTGTGA
- a CDS encoding DUF1127 domain-containing protein: MRQNCIDTIDTTTAPLPSWGQWAKAGVHMVRADILQLMQIWRIWTKRAQQRRSLHTLSDETLKDVGLSRDQIQKEANKPFWTA; the protein is encoded by the coding sequence ATGAGACAGAATTGTATCGATACAATCGACACAACAACTGCCCCGCTACCAAGCTGGGGCCAATGGGCAAAAGCTGGGGTACATATGGTCCGTGCAGACATTCTCCAGCTTATGCAGATATGGCGAATTTGGACAAAACGCGCACAACAGCGTCGCTCTCTTCATACTCTTTCAGACGAAACCCTGAAAGATGTGGGGCTGAGCCGCGATCAAATCCAAAAGGAAGCAAATAAGCCTTTCTGGACAGCATAA